The genomic interval aaacataccATGTAACAAATACTTGCCCCTGAAAACTTaatataaaagagaaaaaaattgacgATTTACGTTGTTAATTTAGATTTATATCATCACATTTGAATCGAGAGTTACATGATATTAATCTATCTCACATATAATACATGATGTTTTGATATtgttatcatttattattgaTCTCGTTTTGCTATCATAGTACTCATAATTGTTAAATTATAACTCCATTTTAACGACAATTTAACCATAATGATAAGTATTAATTTAGTTCGAGCCCTTACATAATATATAATCATGatcaaataattatatgaaatataattaaaagtattgTAATTGATGTCCTCTTTTAAAATGGACTGATATATGAACCAAAGCTTTCTGTTTTTTCGTTTCTGTATGGTGAAAGGGATTAGGCCCTTTTATGATGAATAAAGTTGACACTtgctattcaaaaaaaaaaaaattgatgtcCTCTTCATTTTTAACTCTAAAACCTTTGATATTTGATATGGTTGTGGGTTTGATTTGACTAGACTGTTTCACATGTTGGCATGACCAAGCCATTGAAACTAGTAGCTGGGCTGTCTTTGTGGATAGATTGCACCAAATCTTGTCATGTAGCCTTTGAGAGGGATAAAGGTTGGAGGGTTGAGCTGGAAGTTTGTTTTGAGATAGAAAAAAGACAGCTTAGTTAGCTTTTGCAGAGCCCATTTCTAGGCAAAATATTTAGTGAAATCCCTGCCAAAAGGTGGGGTTTAGTAGGGGATGATCTGGATGTTTGAGCTTCATAGCTTTTTCACATGTTCTTTTTAGGTGATAACTTCATTTCTGTTGTTGcgcttttttttccttgatttcaCAAGCTTTTTCCAAATTATTTTTGGTCTTTACCCATTTTTTTGGACACGTATATGGACAAGGTGTCCCCAtaacaacaaaattttgaatatataaatataaattttttattatttattagatatatcttatgaattaaaaatataaattcgtgatttataaatttatttaaattttatttttaaaattaaaaatcacaaAAGATTGAACCTAAGTTTTGCATCGTGACacaaaattcttaaaaaaaaacgaaGACGAagaattcaaatattaaaCTGTCAAAGCcgtatatattattatttaattacaaaatattattttataaatatataaaaatgaaacGAAACATGAATTCATTGGTAACATAATGaaatataaacttaattattatgaattttaatatttttttttgcttcatGTGATAATATCACAGAATTCGAAATTCAATAgaacaaaatgaaaagaatggGTGGTTAAGATGTTACTAAATACAAATTCTTCAATATGGAATGGATAAAGAGGAGCAGTAAAAAAGAGTGCTAATTTACATGGAGTCCATTAATTAAGAGTTTACAGCAAATATACCTGAATTTTACAAGGTGGTTTTGCACTAATGGCCGACCAAATTTTGTGGCTTTggagaaaaacaaataaataaaagatagaaaaactgGTGAAGCCTCCTGATTCTTGCGGATATATAACAAAGTGGTCAATGTTTTTTCtaatcttttctaaatatAAACTATTATGAGATTATGCATTTATAATATACTTAGGATATATTAATTTGAGGTTTTTTTagtggaattttttttttgaaaattttggtcatgacatatgtatttatatttttcaataagattttaaaattatgttcttttttaatactttattcttttacttttttatattctaaattatttttattttttaatattaaaaaatatgataaaataaaaaataaaatgtaatattcttaatgtttatatatatatatatatatatacacacacacatttaTATTATTCACACATACGTTTCtctataaaaaagaaataattggaAAGTATATACCTTTATAtccattattttaatttctaagaaaataccatttaattaaaaataaatttaattaagaaatcTAAAAGACTttacttaaaagaaaaaaactcttttttcctttttctcaataaagaaaaaacttaattttaatgatGAGAAATAAATTACAATTATTAACCAAATGAACTGTAAataaaagaaggaagaaaaatgaaacagAGGAAACAGAGAAGCAACAGTAGAAGTAGAAGATAAAGAATGGAAGGTGGTTCGAAAGGAACACTCAAAGCTGTGGCTCTCATCGTTGGAGACAACAACGTTAGAGGCTCTCTTCACTTCTCTCAATTCCCAAAcggttttttttctctctctctcttgcttCTGAGAAGTAATTTTGATGCTTTTCTTTTGGGGGGTTGGGttgattatgttttatatgtaCTTGGCATATAAAtttatgtaaatatttttatgaatatagGGATAACCCATGTGAAAGGAAAGATAACAGGGCTGTCTCCAGGCCTTCATGGCTTTCATATCCATGCCCTTGGTGATACCACCAATGGCTGCAATTCTACTGGTACCTCCCTCTATTTTTAACTTTATAATCCAAATctctttaaattgtttttttttggtatgaactttaaattttcacatttaTGCAAATTTGTGTTAAATTAAGGTTGATGTCATTTAGTACTAAAGTGGGTGTTTTTTCTTTCGTATgaagtttgaattttgatcACTCATGCAAATTTGTGTTAAAATTAGATTGGTGTCATTTAGTTGTAAAGTGGGATTGTTTTTAACTCTTAACATTTATgcaaatttgtttaatttaggtTGATGTCATTTAGCTCTAAAGTGATTTTTTGTCCCTCTCTTTCTGGTATGTGTATGAAATTTTAACATATATGCAAATTTGGGTTAAATTTAGGTTGATTCATTTATGCTtaagtagttttttttttttggttgggggggggggggggtgtgGGTGGGGAAGGTATATGAACAATGTTAGTTTTTGTTGCTTATaattctttgttttattttaggGCCTCATTTTAATCCATTCAAGAAGGATCATGGAGCACCAAGTGATGGAGAGCGTCATGCCGGTGATTTGGGTAACATTATAGCAGGCCTTGATGGTATGTGCAATTTCTGTCATTTATATGACTATACATTGGATAAATTGTTATTTGTGAATGACTTTTGGTTTTTAAGATTACAATTTAATGTCTTCATTGCAGGGGTTGCTGAGGTTTCGATTAAAGATTGGCAGGTAGGCGAGGCTAATAATGGCTATGTACTTGTAGTTTGTCatttttaagaattaaatgtttgatttttcttagtttattttgtggcatgtaacaatgaaatgattttgtttCCTTGGACTGGTAGCTAATTATCATGTTCTTTTAAAATCCATTAGGCTTTTGCTATTTTGGCTTGTTGGAGTAATGGATTATGcttgtttctctttgtttCAATTTGTAGATTCCACTTAGTGGGCCACATTCCATATTAGGGAGGGCAGTTGTTGTGCATGCTGATCCTGATGATCTTGGTAGAGGTGAATTAATTGCTTTTTACAAATTACAAGTGTTTGCATGCAACTGCATGGTTTATTGCTAAAAAAAGGGATATACAGTCTCTTTGAACTTGTAGACACTATGTAGACCACTAGACCTTGAGGAATCAAGGTATGGTGGAGAAATACAACTTGGCAATTCTCTGCTGCAGGGTGAATCTAAGCCAGGATTTGATATCAAATTTGTATGGCATTTCAGAgtaattttattgttataaCTAGTTATTAGAGACTCTaaattgaaaaaggaaagttgAATGATATGTTATGCGAATAAACAAGATAACGTTTTGCTTTTGGTTAACGGTGTACTGTGCATCAAGAGCTAACCTCTGATATTGTCTTTATCTTTGACTAGAATATGGACCTTTTCTCAAACCTTTTCCAGCATATgtctaaatttaattaataattgtcGACTTCTTTGTCAATAGAGTGGACTTAGAATAAATGAAGGCAAGAAGTGGATTAGCTTTGATATGATGATCCTCGTATACATTTCACAGTATATGGTCTGACACTGGGATATGATATGTACTCAAACCACGTGCTTCACTTTCTTAAATGGTCCATGATATTAGGTACTAAAACAGTCAAGTATAGGACCTTTTTATGGAAAGCAGTTAAATGACATTGTATACTTATCAAATAGGTTTTGTGGTTGATATCCCTCCGAGTTCTAGAGAGATTTCAAGAGCTAAAAAGTTCACTGAGCACTTTCGGATGGGAAAAGTTACTATCCCATTGAACATTGTAGCAGTCTATCCAAATCAATTGTGGTTTATGAATAGAAGAGTTATTAATATCTTTGGACACTATAAGGATCTGCCTTTCAGTCTAGATGTTTATAATAATGTGGATAGAACCGTGTGTATGTGGGGGACACCACCCTGGTGCATTTCTGCTTGTGTTTTGATGGTATGGCATTATGGTTCTGCTTCCTCGGGGGATAATCCCCTatatgttgtttttgttttccattGCCAGAGGGAGTTTAGACCTTGTCATGCCGTCAACTGGAAGCAGTAAAGAGTGCATGGAGATGTGAGAGGGGAAAACAACCCACGAGGTTATGTTTGCTTCTCTCACTTGTTCTGCATTTTGAGAGGTGCTATGCTAGACATCTGGGCTGGCTCTTTTAGATGTGTTATGTTTATTTTCCTGTGTTAATATGGCCTCCCTGAAGTGGGGGTTTTTGTTGCATGGGATGTATAGTTCACAGGGTACTGACCTTGGCTGTGTTTTTGTAGGCCAGTCAATTGACAATATTCTGACTGATATATCTCAGTTGAATATGGTCTCGTTTGTTTGTAAAAGAGTTCTCTTTTATGCAATGAATCAAAgttaactttcaaaaaaataaaaggatgTTTGTAATAATGACTTGATGGCACGTGACTTCTTTGCAGTCATTTGGTTGAAGTTGCTTGGCCTTGTCATGTCTgatattctttttctattaACATGCACCCTCCTCCCCCTTACTAACCAATTAACCAAatcataagaaaaaaaataaaagaattggGGACTTAACTACTGATGAAGTCTTGAAATGTATCAGGATGCTGCTTCTATTTCCTTCTAATAGGCTACATTATCAGTTCCCACTGTTCCCACTCTTTCTTGTCTGACATAAATCATTATATATCTCTTGGTGTgatgattttgtgattttgtcAATCGACCATATTCTGCTCATGACTTATGTTCTTTTGCTCATAAAAATCACATTTCGTTTTACGATTTGCTTTTAGCTAATAACAATAACCAATATGCAGGTGGGCATGAACTTAGCAAGACAACTGGGAATGCGGGTGCAAGAGTTGGATGTggtaaatatttatttgtcaatAGTTTAGTGTTGCCATGATATGTTTATCTTGAGATGCTGAAATTAAGTTAGATGGGTAGATTTGGAATGTAGCAAGAATGCTGTGGTATATAATAGATTCACAAGCTTGTCATCAttgcttcttcttcctttgtcTATATAGATGCTGCATGCATGCAGAATGGACTGACATTTGATTGACTTTGACCAGGTATCATTGGCCTTCAATCATCTGTTTAGGAGTAGTTTGGTTGCTGTTAAAGGATGTTTGACGTAAGACTGCAAATTGTAATCTTGTGCTTGAATTTATGTATCTTGCATTAATCAACTTGTAAACAAATTTTGGGATGGAGAACGGAATCCTATCTGTAATGTATGTGATCAATATGAAAGGTACTTAGATTAAGGAACTCCTTTTTTTAGGTACAACTAGATCCATAGACCACTGTTGAAGTCTTTATGATTGCTTACTTTCTATTTGCACAGTGGAGAAATCTTATTTTCTAACCgtttattttttggttatttCCTGTTACGTAGCCTTTATTTTGGTAATGCTAAGATCAGAATCCAAATAGAAGTTGAAGGTCTTCATTCGTTCTGAATTCTGATAAAAGTTCAAGACCACTATAGGCTTTCAGAGAGTAATTTTGATCTTATTCCTTAAATTTTACTTGACTATTTGTCCTTATAAGAATACATGTTGCATAGCATGAATTTAGTACATGGCTATTGTGCAAGCGAAGACAGCAAAAGTTAGGGACTGGTATGTTATAGAGGGAGGCATTTTACCGTTGTCGTTCCGAAAGAATAGTCCTTGGTATATAGGCAGGTTTAAGAAAACCAAAATGAAGCAGAGAAGTATCTGTAAGCCAAACAGGTCGAAAACCTTCATATGAACTTCATCCAAGGCAACCTTCTTTATTACCCCAACGAAGCTGAACAGATTGAATAGGGCAAGTGTTGCTAAAATTGTGAACATTGGTGAAGTAGTCCCAAACTCCATGATCTCTTGCTCATATCTCTGATATACATGGTCATCAGCTACCTTTCCTGTGATGACAAAGGCTGTCTTTGAGAATCCACATAGCTTCAGGATATTGTCTATGAAGGCGAAGAGGTAGGAAGTTGTTCTTCTGAACATCCACATCCTTTGTTCATTCAGCCAACCTCGGACTGTTCCTCCACACCATACAAACTCCACAAGGCCGTATGCACAGTTGACAGTGATGACATACAAAAATGGCAGGGCCCAagagcttgaaatctattgaTTCAGAAAAAATTTACAGTTGTTAGTAGGTCACTCGGCATAAAAGCATCTTTTGCAATTTCACAGAATGATCAAGATGATGTTTCAGGTGAAAAAATATCATACCTTTGGAAACAAAGGGATGCCTTTAAGCAGGCAAAAAGATGGTACCGTAACGTAGTACAGCGAAGCTAAGCAGTTCACAGCCCATAGCAAGTAATTACAGTATGAAAGCTGAAGCATTAGAGGCATCCTTTCACGTCCATACACAAAGGGAC from Theobroma cacao cultivar B97-61/B2 chromosome 5, Criollo_cocoa_genome_V2, whole genome shotgun sequence carries:
- the LOC18599857 gene encoding superoxide dismutase [Cu-Zn] 2 isoform X1; translated protein: MEGGSKGTLKAVALIVGDNNVRGSLHFSQFPNGITHVKGKITGLSPGLHGFHIHALGDTTNGCNSTGPHFNPFKKDHGAPSDGERHAGDLGNIIAGLDGMCNFCHLYDYTLDKLLFVNDFWFLRLQFNVFIAGVAEVSIKDWQIPLSGPHSILGRAVVVHADPDDLGRGGHELSKTTGNAGARVGCGIIGLQSSV
- the LOC18599857 gene encoding superoxide dismutase [Cu-Zn] 2 isoform X3, yielding MEGGSKGTLKAVALIVGDNNVRGSLHFSQFPNGITHVKGKITGLSPGLHGFHIHALGDTTNGCNSTGPHFNPFKKDHGAPSDGERHAGDLGNIIAGLDGVAEVSIKDWQVGMNLARQLGMRVQELDVVSLAFNHLFRSSLVAVKGCLT
- the LOC18599857 gene encoding superoxide dismutase [Cu-Zn] 2 isoform X2, which gives rise to MEGGSKGTLKAVALIVGDNNVRGSLHFSQFPNGITHVKGKITGLSPGLHGFHIHALGDTTNGCNSTGPHFNPFKKDHGAPSDGERHAGDLGNIIAGLDGVAEVSIKDWQIPLSGPHSILGRAVVVHADPDDLGRGGHELSKTTGNAGARVGCGIIGLQSSV